The Fervidibacillus albus genome contains a region encoding:
- a CDS encoding class I adenylate-forming enzyme family protein — translation MNISELLARNARKFPNKEGFITLNGRYSYREVDEKVNQLANALQDQGISRGDKVILFSPNTIEFVYSYFAVQRIGAIIVPINAKLSTEEIRYILEHSEAIAFIGDELVWPQVTPLVEKYPILWITTGSPSHPNVEILNDFFERGSKKPVVSTAKEDDLSTMLYTSGSTGKPKGVLLSQRNILSVAIMMCIETEMNEDSRILHMMPLSHSAPLHLFFVAGTYVGATHVLAPTFTPSLLLELVASEKITHFFGAPVAYLLAAKQPEIEKVDLSSMKRWVYGGAPLSPTEVQLIQEKFKTNALMCVYGLTEAGPNGTYLSPKDHAIKAGSIGKRAALNCEIRIVNEEGNDIQPGEVGEIILYGEGNMAGYYKDEEKTKETMKNGWLYTGDMATYDEDGYIWIVDRKKDMIISGGVNIYPKEIEDTLKTHPDIEDVAVVGVPHPDWGETVKAYIVTSKKIENLEEMCKQFLEGKLANFKIPKLYEQIDELPRNTTGKILKYQLRKKEYAK, via the coding sequence TTGAACATTTCCGAATTATTGGCAAGAAACGCAAGAAAATTTCCAAACAAAGAAGGATTCATTACGCTAAACGGACGCTATTCGTATCGAGAAGTCGATGAAAAAGTCAATCAACTAGCCAATGCTTTACAAGATCAAGGAATTTCCCGCGGAGATAAAGTGATTTTATTTTCACCGAATACGATTGAGTTCGTATACAGTTATTTTGCTGTACAACGAATTGGAGCGATAATCGTACCGATTAATGCAAAGCTGTCGACGGAAGAAATTCGTTATATTCTTGAACATAGTGAAGCAATTGCGTTTATTGGAGATGAATTAGTCTGGCCCCAAGTGACTCCCCTCGTTGAAAAATACCCTATATTATGGATTACAACTGGAAGTCCAAGTCATCCAAATGTGGAAATTTTGAACGACTTTTTTGAAAGGGGTTCCAAAAAACCTGTCGTTTCCACAGCAAAAGAAGATGATCTTTCCACAATGCTGTACACATCCGGTAGCACGGGGAAACCAAAGGGTGTACTTCTGTCCCAGCGAAACATTTTGTCGGTTGCAATTATGATGTGTATTGAAACGGAGATGAATGAAGACTCTCGCATTTTACATATGATGCCTTTATCCCATTCAGCACCGCTCCACCTTTTCTTTGTCGCTGGAACATATGTAGGAGCAACCCATGTACTCGCTCCGACCTTTACACCATCGCTTTTGCTTGAACTCGTCGCATCCGAAAAAATTACCCACTTTTTCGGTGCACCTGTCGCTTACTTGCTTGCGGCGAAACAACCGGAGATTGAAAAGGTGGATCTTTCCAGTATGAAACGTTGGGTTTACGGTGGTGCTCCTTTGTCCCCAACGGAAGTGCAATTGATTCAAGAAAAATTTAAAACAAATGCCTTGATGTGCGTATACGGTCTTACGGAAGCCGGGCCAAATGGGACATATTTAAGCCCAAAAGATCACGCTATAAAAGCAGGGAGTATCGGAAAACGGGCTGCCTTAAACTGCGAAATCCGTATCGTCAATGAAGAAGGAAACGATATCCAACCGGGGGAAGTTGGGGAAATCATTCTGTATGGAGAAGGAAATATGGCCGGCTATTACAAAGATGAGGAAAAAACGAAGGAAACGATGAAAAATGGCTGGTTATATACTGGGGACATGGCGACATACGATGAAGACGGCTATATTTGGATCGTAGACAGAAAGAAAGATATGATTATTTCCGGTGGTGTGAACATTTATCCGAAAGAAATAGAAGATACGTTAAAAACGCACCCCGACATTGAAGATGTAGCAGTAGTCGGTGTTCCCCATCCTGATTGGGGCGAAACAGTAAAGGCATATATCGTCACAAGTAAAAAAATTGAAAACTTAGAAGAAATGTGTAAACAATTTCTCGAAGGAAAACTTGCCAACTTTAAAATACCGAAACTTTATGAACAAATCGATGAACTCCCGCGAAATACCACAGGAAAAATATTAAAATATCAGTTACGGAAAAAGGAGTATGCGAAATGA
- a CDS encoding acyl-CoA dehydrogenase family protein encodes MSAFHVEESVLLTILKEKLDPKLYEYAVRELEIFYDKCYNEFDPRAVHTDREGQPKLVKYDRFGDDVSEIWVNEGYKKTAKDTYNAGIVGYVHKPIPELGRKGNYLYSFAQGYLLSQVETGFYCPVTLTMAVAYLIDHYADEELRKKYLPHVLSTGEIEMYEGATFLTERQGGSDVGANEVKAVQDGDHFRLYGEKYFASNAGRCGVAACLARIEGNEPGTKGLSLFLVPWRKEDGSLNHIQVRRLKDKLGVRAVPSAEIVFDGSTAYLIGDPKKGFYYMMEALNLSRVSNAIASVGIMKRALKEAYAYADWREAFGNKIIRYPMIQQTLTNLQARFEIQLSALFELIEIFDQVMNHRDDVTAEQVAMNRLLIALLKARTADESIDFSHESIEIHGGNGYIEDFVTPRLLRDAQVLSVWEGTANILALEVLRLIKKYRVHELFFQKIESMINGYMIEKRWINPIEKEMEKLKSMLTFIQGENEDTQTYHAKRIARSMTDIYLAAHGIERIESERDAIIAKLMIDHLFGDDGLDSEMFPVKYFDQIMNIEKERIHST; translated from the coding sequence ATGAGTGCATTTCACGTTGAAGAGTCCGTACTGCTTACAATTTTAAAAGAAAAACTCGATCCCAAACTTTATGAATACGCCGTTCGAGAACTGGAAATCTTTTACGATAAATGTTACAACGAATTTGATCCGAGGGCTGTCCATACCGATCGGGAAGGACAACCGAAATTAGTGAAATATGATCGTTTCGGAGACGATGTTTCGGAAATTTGGGTAAATGAAGGGTATAAAAAAACAGCAAAGGATACGTACAACGCCGGAATTGTCGGATACGTCCATAAACCAATCCCTGAACTTGGACGAAAGGGAAATTATTTATATAGCTTTGCCCAAGGGTATTTGCTTTCGCAGGTAGAAACCGGTTTTTACTGTCCAGTCACATTAACGATGGCTGTCGCCTATTTAATCGACCATTATGCCGACGAAGAACTTCGTAAAAAATATCTCCCCCACGTCCTTTCCACGGGAGAAATAGAAATGTATGAAGGGGCAACATTTTTAACAGAGCGGCAAGGGGGATCGGATGTCGGGGCCAATGAAGTCAAAGCGGTTCAAGACGGCGATCACTTCCGCCTTTATGGGGAAAAATATTTCGCATCCAATGCCGGCCGTTGTGGTGTGGCCGCATGTTTGGCTCGGATTGAAGGGAACGAACCGGGAACAAAGGGATTGAGTCTCTTTTTAGTACCTTGGCGAAAAGAAGACGGTTCTCTCAATCATATTCAAGTTCGACGACTAAAAGACAAACTCGGTGTGCGAGCAGTACCCTCGGCAGAAATTGTTTTTGACGGATCGACCGCTTATTTAATTGGTGATCCGAAAAAAGGATTTTATTATATGATGGAGGCTTTAAACTTATCGAGAGTCAGTAACGCCATCGCTTCCGTCGGTATTATGAAACGGGCACTTAAGGAAGCATATGCGTATGCAGATTGGCGGGAAGCCTTTGGAAATAAAATTATTCGCTACCCAATGATTCAACAGACACTCACAAATTTACAAGCTCGATTTGAAATCCAACTCTCCGCCCTTTTTGAGCTTATCGAAATTTTTGATCAAGTTATGAATCATCGAGACGATGTGACCGCTGAACAAGTAGCGATGAACCGTTTGTTAATTGCCCTATTAAAAGCTCGTACGGCCGATGAATCGATCGACTTTTCCCACGAATCGATTGAAATTCATGGCGGAAACGGGTATATAGAAGATTTCGTCACCCCCCGTCTTTTACGGGATGCACAAGTATTATCCGTTTGGGAAGGTACCGCCAATATTCTCGCTTTGGAAGTGTTACGCCTTATTAAAAAATATCGGGTCCATGAACTGTTTTTCCAAAAAATCGAGTCGATGATAAACGGATACATGATTGAAAAACGTTGGATCAACCCCATCGAAAAGGAAATGGAAAAACTAAAGTCGATGCTAACGTTTATTCAAGGGGAAAATGAAGATACCCAGACGTATCATGCCAAACGAATTGCCCGTTCGATGACGGATATCTACCTTGCTGCCCATGGAATCGAACGGATCGAATCGGAAAGGGATGCAATCATTGCAAAATTAATGATTGATCATTTGTTTGGTGACGATGGACTAGATTCAGAGATGTTTCCCGTTAAATACTTCGATCAAATAATGAATATCGAGAAGGAAAGAATCCACTCCACCTAA
- a CDS encoding dicarboxylate/amino acid:cation symporter: MVQKLKAYRFPLILLLSIIIGIIIGLLFGEKAEVIRPLGDLFLNLLFMIVVPLVFFSISSAIANMDSMKRLGKIMGTMLTVFIITGIIASIIMLTAVVLFPPAQGTNIPLAEPETVEKLSLADQLVATFTVSDFADLLSRQNMLALIVFAILTGVATGLTGEKGQAFANFLNSASEVFMKLIQLIMYYAPIGLGAYFAALIGTIGPQILGDYARAFLIYFPVSVLYFFVGFTLYAFLAGGKQGVRRFWKHILSPAATAIATGSSVGTLPINLDAARKIGVPKDIRETILPIGATIHMDGSCLSAILKIAFVFGVFNMDFTGIDTFITAIGIALLSGTVMSGIPGGGFMGELMIITMYGLPAAALPIISAIGVVVDAPATMVNATGDTVASMLVTRQLEGKDWMKDT; the protein is encoded by the coding sequence ATGGTTCAAAAATTAAAGGCTTATCGTTTCCCGCTCATCTTGCTATTATCGATTATTATCGGCATTATCATCGGTTTGCTGTTCGGTGAAAAGGCGGAAGTGATTCGACCATTAGGCGATTTATTTTTAAATTTATTATTTATGATCGTCGTTCCCCTCGTATTTTTTTCCATTTCATCAGCAATTGCCAACATGGATAGTATGAAACGACTGGGTAAAATTATGGGGACAATGCTCACTGTATTTATTATCACTGGTATTATAGCTTCCATTATTATGCTGACTGCTGTTGTTCTTTTTCCTCCTGCACAAGGGACAAATATTCCTTTAGCTGAACCAGAAACGGTTGAAAAACTGAGTTTAGCAGATCAACTCGTCGCAACCTTTACCGTTTCGGACTTTGCCGATTTATTATCAAGACAAAACATGCTCGCACTAATTGTTTTTGCCATTTTGACAGGTGTAGCAACTGGCTTAACAGGCGAAAAGGGACAAGCTTTTGCCAACTTTTTAAATAGCGCATCGGAAGTATTTATGAAACTGATCCAACTCATTATGTATTATGCCCCGATTGGATTAGGTGCTTATTTCGCTGCTTTAATCGGTACGATCGGACCGCAAATTTTAGGGGATTATGCCCGGGCGTTTCTCATTTATTTTCCGGTTTCCGTTTTATACTTTTTCGTCGGCTTTACACTATATGCCTTTTTAGCAGGAGGAAAACAAGGGGTCAGACGCTTTTGGAAACATATTTTATCCCCTGCCGCGACTGCCATTGCAACGGGAAGCAGTGTCGGAACGTTGCCGATCAACTTGGATGCGGCAAGGAAAATCGGTGTACCAAAGGACATTCGGGAAACGATTCTCCCAATTGGTGCAACGATTCATATGGACGGTTCTTGTTTATCAGCCATTTTAAAAATCGCCTTCGTATTCGGCGTATTTAATATGGATTTTACCGGAATCGACACATTTATCACCGCCATTGGTATCGCTCTTTTATCGGGAACGGTCATGTCCGGAATTCCTGGGGGCGGTTTTATGGGTGAGTTAATGATCATCACGATGTACGGCCTTCCTGCAGCAGCTTTACCGATCATTTCTGCCATCGGTGTCGTTGTTGATGCTCCAGCCACAATGGTAAACGCAACGGGCGATACGGTTGCGAGCATGCTTGTAACAAGACAGTTGGAAGGAAAAGATTGGATGAAGGACACCTAA
- a CDS encoding IS3 family transposase (programmed frameshift), with protein sequence MSNTFYPSDFKYEVIMAYKSKEYSLKEIYIKFKIPKVTLYNWVEKFEKDGMDGLLDSKKWKRYSKELKESAVRDYCSGNYSQYEIVRKYGISSRGVLQKWIKKYNSHGELLDTRTRRTHSMTKGRKTTWKERIEIVQDALANGKNYQKTSEKHQVSYQQVYQWVRKYEVGGWDSLKDRRGRSKSVEELTLEEKMKLEMRRIEKENERLRAEKCFLKKVRGDRKEAKISQVRFEDKYIAIKELHETNQFNIVLLCDVAGVSRAAYYKWLNRIPSSREMENEEIIKEMKVIHKHVDGIYGYRRMKLNINRKLGKKVNHKRIYRLMKMAGIQSVIRRKKTRYKRSNPQHVAENLLNREFTAEKPNEKWVTDVTELKYGSSKKAYLSAILDLHDGSIISYVLGHSNNNDLVFKTLDPAINRLDGDHPLIHSDRGFQYTSHGFKRRIEEAGMTHSMSRIGRCIDNGPMESFWGALKCEKYYLHKYETFEELSKAIDEYIYFYNNERYQERLNGLSPIEYRTKAA encoded by the exons GTGTCTAACACATTTTATCCGAGTGATTTTAAATATGAAGTTATTATGGCTTATAAAAGTAAAGAATATTCCCTTAAAGAGATCTATATCAAATTCAAAATCCCTAAAGTTACCTTATATAACTGGGTGGAAAAATTTGAAAAAGATGGAATGGATGGTTTATTGGATTCAAAAAAATGGAAACGATATTCTAAAGAATTGAAAGAATCTGCAGTTCGCGATTATTGTTCGGGGAATTACTCCCAATATGAAATTGTTCGAAAGTATGGAATTTCTAGTAGAGGGGTACTTCAAAAATGGATTAAAAAGTATAATAGTCATGGAGAATTACTAGATACAAGAACAAGGAGAACACACTCGATGACTAAAGGAAGAAAGACAACCTGGAAAGAACGAATTGAAATTGTACAAGATGCTCTAGCGAACGGAAAAAATTATCAAAAAACATCGGAAAAGCATCAAGTATCGTACCAACAGGTATACCAATGGGTACGTAAATATGAAGTTGGTGGATGGGACTCGTTAAAGGATCGACGAGGACGGTCGAAAAGTGTAGAAGAACTAACTTTAGAAGAAAAAATGAAGTTAGAGATGCGTCGAATCGAAAAAGAAAATGAACGTTTGCGGGCAGAGA AATGCTTTCTTAAAAAAGTTAGAGGAGATCGAAAGGAGGCGAAAATCAGTCAAGTAAGATTTGAAGATAAATATATCGCCATTAAAGAACTTCATGAAACGAATCAGTTTAATATTGTCTTATTATGCGACGTTGCCGGTGTTTCAAGAGCTGCTTACTATAAATGGTTAAATCGGATTCCCTCCTCTCGAGAAATGGAAAATGAAGAAATCATAAAGGAAATGAAGGTTATCCATAAACATGTGGATGGAATCTATGGGTATCGTCGAATGAAATTAAATATCAATCGAAAACTTGGTAAGAAAGTGAACCATAAACGTATTTATAGACTTATGAAAATGGCCGGGATTCAATCCGTTATACGAAGGAAAAAAACTCGATATAAACGTTCGAATCCTCAGCACGTTGCCGAGAATTTATTGAATCGTGAATTTACAGCTGAAAAACCAAATGAAAAATGGGTAACGGACGTTACTGAGTTGAAATATGGTTCTTCAAAGAAGGCTTATTTAAGTGCCATTCTAGACTTACATGATGGCTCAATCATTAGCTATGTTTTAGGGCATTCCAATAATAATGATTTAGTATTTAAGACCCTTGATCCGGCCATTAATCGATTAGATGGAGACCACCCGCTTATTCATAGTGACCGTGGATTTCAATACACCTCACATGGATTTAAACGAAGAATAGAGGAGGCAGGAATGACGCACAGTATGTCAAGAATTGGAAGGTGTATTGATAATGGACCAATGGAATCGTTTTGGGGAGCACTCAAATGCGAGAAGTATTATTTACATAAGTATGAAACCTTTGAGGAACTCTCAAAGGCGATTGATGAATATATTTACTTTTACAACAATGAAAGATATCAAGAAAGGCTAAACGGCCTTAGCCCCATTGAATACAGGACTAAAGCCGCTTAA
- a CDS encoding NAD-dependent succinate-semialdehyde dehydrogenase, with protein MYINGKWVKAVSNESFPVINPANGQQIGSVPKGIAEDAKLAIDAASEAFRTWSKLTAEQRGYLLRKWYDTILDNKQEIAETLVLEQGKPMKEALGEITYAASFVSWYAEEGKRVYGETIPASHPEKRIFVLKQPVGVVAAITPWNFPAAMITRKVAPALAAGCTVVIKPAEQTPLTALKLAEAAELAGIPKGVINVVTGDPSEIGDQLLKDSRVRKVTFTGSTEVGKLLMKKAADTVKKISLELGGHAPFIIFADANIDLAVQGVLQSKFRNSGQTCICTNRVYVEKPIAEQFIAKLREESEKLTVGYGLEPDTEIGPLIDEHAYKKVESHIQDAVQKGGKIESGGKRITDFEGGYFVKPTIISGATEDMKIMQEETFGPVAPVMEFEELDEVVKRANDTPYGLAAYAYTDNLKTAVSVAEQLEYGIVGINDALPSVAQAPFGGFKESGIGREGGHFGIDEFLEIKYVSLKLE; from the coding sequence ATGTACATTAATGGGAAATGGGTAAAGGCGGTATCCAACGAATCTTTCCCGGTCATCAATCCGGCAAATGGGCAACAAATCGGATCGGTTCCAAAGGGGATTGCAGAAGATGCTAAACTCGCCATTGATGCAGCGAGTGAAGCGTTTCGAACGTGGTCGAAATTGACGGCCGAACAGCGGGGGTATTTGCTGAGAAAATGGTATGATACGATTTTGGACAACAAACAAGAAATTGCGGAAACCCTCGTGTTAGAACAAGGAAAACCGATGAAAGAAGCCCTCGGTGAAATTACGTATGCGGCCAGTTTCGTTTCTTGGTATGCGGAAGAAGGAAAACGGGTATATGGCGAAACAATTCCCGCATCCCACCCGGAAAAACGGATTTTCGTTTTAAAACAACCGGTCGGTGTCGTCGCGGCCATTACGCCATGGAATTTTCCTGCTGCGATGATTACTCGAAAGGTGGCCCCTGCCCTTGCTGCCGGTTGTACCGTTGTCATTAAGCCTGCAGAACAGACTCCCCTTACCGCATTGAAACTGGCAGAAGCGGCGGAATTGGCAGGAATTCCAAAGGGTGTCATCAATGTTGTCACCGGAGATCCTTCTGAAATCGGCGATCAATTGTTAAAGGATTCAAGGGTTCGTAAAGTGACATTTACCGGTTCGACGGAAGTAGGAAAGCTGTTAATGAAAAAAGCGGCGGATACGGTGAAAAAAATCTCGTTAGAACTCGGTGGACATGCTCCGTTTATCATTTTTGCCGACGCAAATATCGATTTAGCCGTTCAAGGGGTGTTGCAATCGAAGTTCCGAAACAGCGGGCAAACGTGCATTTGTACGAATCGAGTATACGTGGAAAAACCGATCGCCGAACAATTTATCGCAAAATTACGGGAAGAATCGGAAAAATTAACGGTCGGATACGGATTGGAACCGGATACGGAAATCGGGCCACTCATTGACGAACATGCCTACAAAAAAGTAGAAAGTCATATTCAAGATGCGGTTCAAAAAGGCGGAAAAATCGAAAGTGGCGGAAAAAGGATAACTGATTTTGAAGGCGGTTACTTTGTAAAACCAACGATTATTAGCGGTGCCACGGAAGATATGAAAATAATGCAAGAAGAAACGTTCGGACCGGTCGCTCCAGTGATGGAATTCGAGGAACTGGATGAAGTCGTAAAACGGGCAAATGATACGCCATATGGTCTTGCTGCCTATGCCTATACGGACAATTTAAAAACAGCCGTCTCTGTTGCCGAACAACTGGAATACGGAATTGTCGGCATAAACGACGCGCTTCCATCCGTCGCTCAAGCTCCCTTTGGCGGATTCAAGGAAAGTGGTATTGGACGGGAAGGTGGGCACTTTGGCATCGATGAGTTTCTTGAAATTAAATACGTATCCTTAAAACTCGAATGA
- a CDS encoding alpha/beta hydrolase produces MLLLVSSIHSKYTNADYDINVFMPDSEVPIDGFPVIYVLDGLSYYSFARDTIRLQYINSKKTGIIPAIIVGIGHKKNEMRQRRFIDFTGPAEQLIVPHHAKGKIPEEYGGAEQFLSFIENELKPLVEQKYSINKREQSLFGHSLGGYFALWCQFTHPSLFQNYIAISPSVWWNEKELLNMCTTYCMEKKHSNRHTFIGVGEKEGFMVDDAQEIVKILLSHQHSTEYYVAPEENHASVVPTVISRAFRFVLTKNQ; encoded by the coding sequence ATGTTATTGTTAGTTTCTTCTATACATTCGAAATATACAAATGCAGATTATGATATTAATGTATTTATGCCTGATAGTGAAGTACCTATAGATGGGTTTCCAGTAATTTATGTGTTAGATGGTCTCTCTTACTATAGTTTTGCTCGGGATACGATACGATTACAGTATATAAATTCTAAGAAAACAGGAATAATACCAGCAATCATTGTAGGGATTGGTCATAAAAAAAATGAAATGCGACAGAGGAGATTCATCGATTTTACTGGACCAGCTGAACAATTAATTGTTCCCCATCATGCAAAAGGAAAAATTCCAGAAGAATACGGTGGAGCAGAACAGTTTTTATCATTTATTGAAAATGAATTAAAACCGTTAGTTGAGCAAAAATATAGTATAAACAAACGTGAACAATCGTTATTTGGTCACTCTTTAGGGGGATATTTTGCCCTTTGGTGTCAGTTTACTCATCCTTCCCTTTTCCAAAATTACATTGCAATTAGTCCTTCAGTTTGGTGGAATGAAAAAGAACTATTAAATATGTGTACCACTTATTGTATGGAAAAAAAGCATTCAAACCGGCATACTTTTATTGGAGTCGGTGAAAAGGAAGGATTTATGGTGGATGATGCACAAGAAATTGTTAAAATATTACTTTCTCACCAACATTCTACAGAATATTATGTAGCTCCTGAAGAGAATCATGCTTCTGTCGTACCTACGGTGATCAGTCGGGCCTTTCGTTTTGTATTAACAAAAAATCAGTGA
- a CDS encoding AraC family transcriptional regulator gives MHISANLLIEYFASSTFQFFNGFVQTVRENEIDTGRKTAPNLCGFVLPIKGHAKFSLNGTIYHMNRHAILHTGSAMDLCISAIDGDFTYTVIHYEIVHTSKKFEQYLHQHFSISVDEMSKPLLFSQQLIKEQTKPDNFSKFQLQVIFMKLLESIVNRARTSQHDNKLQLITESLDYIHHHYTEELSINELASLFGLNRRKFSYLFSQVTGLSPIQYLTAFRIARAKELLEQSNHPISKIAEAVGYQDSFYFSRVFKKQEGVSPLDFRKQIKKHPSF, from the coding sequence ATGCATATTTCTGCTAACTTATTGATAGAATATTTCGCTTCCTCTACATTTCAATTTTTCAATGGATTTGTTCAAACAGTACGGGAAAATGAAATAGATACTGGAAGAAAAACGGCTCCAAATTTGTGTGGTTTTGTTCTTCCAATTAAAGGTCATGCAAAATTTTCTCTTAATGGAACGATTTACCATATGAATCGACATGCTATTCTTCATACCGGTTCTGCTATGGATCTATGTATTTCCGCCATAGATGGAGATTTTACGTATACAGTCATTCATTATGAGATCGTACATACGAGTAAAAAATTTGAACAGTATCTTCATCAACACTTTTCAATTTCAGTAGATGAAATGTCCAAACCTTTACTATTTTCACAACAGCTTATAAAAGAACAAACAAAACCAGATAACTTTTCCAAATTTCAATTACAAGTAATATTTATGAAGTTGTTAGAATCGATCGTGAACAGAGCGCGAACTAGTCAACATGATAACAAGTTGCAACTAATTACAGAATCATTGGATTATATTCATCACCATTATACAGAAGAATTATCTATTAATGAGCTAGCTAGTTTATTTGGTTTAAATCGTCGCAAGTTTTCGTATTTATTTTCCCAAGTAACAGGTCTTTCACCGATCCAATATTTGACTGCTTTTCGAATAGCACGAGCAAAAGAACTACTTGAACAAAGTAATCATCCTATTTCAAAAATAGCTGAAGCCGTTGGTTATCAGGATAGTTTTTATTTTAGTAGGGTATTTAAAAAACAAGAAGGCGTATCCCCATTGGATTTCAGAAAACAAATAAAAAAACACCCTAGTTTTTAA
- a CDS encoding ABC transporter substrate-binding protein — MKKSVLFSIAAILIISLVACGNTSEGNLSDDSIEGTTNASDTSEETKENATEITITYLGEEYTVPNPVENIVAASLEGMEDAAALGIKPVGVLEVAGEIPEYLAKDLEGATLIGDKTAPNAEVILTLDPDVIIGTSKWGEETMAQLNKIATTLPYSHISTNWKENLLTLGELAGKKDEAQQIIDDYEVKANEAKTSLANSADDKEVLVIRIRGGLMYIYSPDVYVNPILYEDLGLKVPEIVENAEQQQEITLETLSEVDPDVIFLQFEEAENLDAPSALDDLLENPVFSNLTASKNDEVYVNTIAPLAQGGTAWSKTRFLDAAVDKLVK, encoded by the coding sequence ATGAAAAAATCCGTCTTATTCAGTATCGCTGCAATACTCATAATCTCATTGGTGGCTTGCGGAAACACTTCTGAAGGAAATTTAAGTGATGACAGTATAGAAGGCACAACGAATGCTAGCGATACTAGTGAAGAAACTAAAGAAAATGCTACCGAGATAACGATTACTTATCTTGGTGAAGAATATACAGTTCCAAATCCTGTAGAAAATATTGTTGCTGCAAGTTTAGAAGGAATGGAAGATGCCGCTGCACTAGGAATTAAACCGGTTGGTGTTTTAGAAGTAGCTGGTGAAATTCCTGAGTATTTGGCAAAAGATCTTGAAGGTGCTACTTTAATTGGAGATAAAACAGCCCCTAACGCAGAGGTTATTTTAACTTTGGATCCAGATGTTATTATTGGTACTTCCAAATGGGGTGAAGAAACAATGGCACAATTGAACAAAATTGCCACTACTTTACCGTACTCACATATATCAACGAACTGGAAAGAAAACTTATTAACCTTAGGTGAATTAGCGGGTAAAAAAGATGAAGCACAACAAATTATCGACGATTATGAAGTAAAAGCGAACGAAGCAAAAACGTCTTTGGCAAATAGTGCTGATGATAAAGAAGTGTTAGTTATTCGTATTCGTGGTGGACTAATGTATATTTATTCACCAGACGTATATGTGAATCCAATTTTATATGAAGATTTAGGTTTAAAAGTACCAGAAATAGTTGAAAATGCCGAACAACAACAGGAAATTACATTAGAAACCTTGTCAGAAGTTGATCCGGATGTTATTTTCTTACAATTTGAAGAAGCAGAAAACCTTGATGCCCCCTCAGCTTTAGATGATTTATTGGAGAATCCTGTATTTTCAAATTTGACAGCATCGAAAAACGATGAAGTATATGTAAATACGATTGCTCCTTTAGCTCAAGGAGGTACCGCTTGGTCAAAAACGAGATTTTTAGATGCAGCAGTTGACAAACTTGTAAAATAA